In a single window of the Pseudochaenichthys georgianus chromosome 16, fPseGeo1.2, whole genome shotgun sequence genome:
- the LOC139435361 gene encoding semaphorin-4A-like, giving the protein MAIDSQKGHMYVGTAMEVQRLPLADCNRYGDTCRDCILSRDPYCGWDRARRRCLAIPPGYNITTGTLIQNLDQSNSSVWGSCCSEAASHFSQRGAGGVQHLHLSPVPGALLPRYVPLGERQLCQELSLPLLRGFLRAGPAVRTPLKDGVFRCMATEDGFKVEVISFRLVNDGRLLAASLASTLGPSLLLAMATLWLH; this is encoded by the exons ATGGCCATCGACTCCCAAAAG GGTCACATGTACGTCGGCACGGCGATGGAAGTCCAACGGCTGCCGCTGGCTGACTGCAATCGCTATGGCGACACATGCAGGGATTGCATCCTTTCTCGGGATCCTTACTGCGGCTGGGACAGGGCGAGGAGGAGGTGCCTTGCCATCCCGCCCGGATACAACATCACCACTGG GACACTCATTCAGAACCTGGATCAGTCCAACTCTTCGGTGTGGGGAAGCTGCTG CTCTGAAGCAGCGTCGCACTTCTCCCAGAGAGGTGCTGGTGGTGTCCAACACCTCCATCTTTCTCCCGTGCCCGGTGCGCTCCTTCCACGCTACGTACCGCTGGGAGAAAGACAACTGTGTCAAGAACTATCCCTGCCTCTTCTCCGGGGATTTCTGCGTGCTGGGCCGGCGGTCAGAACGCCCCTGAAGGATGGCGTCTTCCGCTGCATGGCCACCGAAGACGGATTCAAGGTGGAGGTCATCTCCTTCAGGCTGGTGAACGACGGCAGGCTCCTGGCCGCCTCCCTGGCCTCCACCTTGGGCCCGTCGCTCCTGCTAGCCATGGCTACCCTGTGGCTCCATTAA